CCTGCCCGCTGTGGTGTCGGCGTGCCATCCTGCTCTGACACCCTCACCTCTGGCCTCCTGTCCTTGGATGTCCCTCACCGAACACGTACTTCAGACGAACGAACACAGTGCAACCACGTCCTTCCCACACCCGACACCTTGGGTGGCTCCTCGCCACTTTCAGGGAACAGCCAAGCCCCCCGGCCAGGGCGCaagcctcccctcctcccgccctACCTGCCTCTCCTGGGCCGTCCTCCGCCCGCGCTGGCCTCCCTGCCACGCTGCACCTCGCTCACCCGCTGCCCTGCTGCCAGCCTGCTCCGGGCTCACCCAGGGCGCCGTCCCGGACCGCACCCCGTCTCCCAGCCAGAGTTCTGGGTGCTTCCACAGGGTCACGGAGTAACGGCGTCCACGTCGCTTCAATGCCGGCCCCGCCCTGGCCAGGACGGCAGGAGCTTCCCCGTCTCCTCGCCCCAGATCCCCGATGCCTAAAACGAAGCCCGGCACGCAGCCCACGTCCCAGAAAGGCTGTCTGACTGCCCGCAGCTGCTGCTCGGATAGCCTGTGAGGTCCGCGGCCAGAAGCAAGGGCGAGCACGGGCGGGCACCCCAACCGCAGAACGGGCAGGCGGACCAACGGCCGGGCGCCTCCGTCCCAGGCCGTCTCCTGGCCCGCTTCGCTCTCCAGTCACTCACCGAGCGCTCTCGCTCTGCCCTCCAGGCGTGAGCCACCACCGCTCCAGCCAGCCGAGCGCTCAGGTGGACACGGCCACAGGCAGGCGGCACAGGCTCTCCCGGCCCCGCCCTGGCGCACTCCTACTTACACGACCTGGCCCCACCCTGACGTGGTTCCGTAACCGCCCAGTCAGGCCACCTTGAACCAAGAGGCCTTCACTCCTGTCCGTCTGCCACCGTCAGACCTGCCACAACACCCGACCGGGGCTACCGTCCCTGGACGCGGCAGACCAGCACCACATCAGACAGTGGGAAAGGATGATGGTGTCGCTGGCATGCAGGTGCAGCcacaagaaaaagaaggcatCCCGATTACGTACAAGATAATACACTAAAAAACTGGCCAGTTCAGGGAAATTAAACCACAGATCAGAGAAAGTGGCTGCGGTATCCTGCAAGACCGAAGAGGGTCGGGGCAGCTCAGGAAGGTTGGGTGGAATCCGGGAGCTGAGCTGTTCAAGGATCCAGAACGCTTCCCTGCTTCCACTGGGAGATGGGAATTTAGGGGGAAAAGAGGGTGGAAGGAACCCGCTTTCTTCCTGTGGAAATTTAACAAGTACTAGCTTCTATCCGTCTGCCTAACAGACGTGCACAGAAAGAGCAGGGACCGCGTGGGGAGTCTACCAGAGCCTTCGCGAAGCTACGCAGCGTGTCCAGGAAGGCCTGAGCGCAACGCCGACTCACACTGCTTCCGGATGAATCCTTGGTTATACATCGCGTCCAAGAAAACAAAGTCGCTGAAGATGGAACGTTCCAATATGACACCTTGTCCTGGTTAAAAACAgggaaacaaaattcaaagtTCAGACACATAAAAAACCCAAGGCCCCAGAAACGAGTAACTTCACTTTACAAAAAGACAAGTTCTCTACCATACCGTTCAAACGTACGTATGTGGGCTCGTAAGTGAGAGACTGTTTTCAAGAACTAGAACATTTCTGGTTCGGGCAACGTAACATTCATCTCATTCCGCCGGCTGCAGCAGAAACCCCCAGTTACGAGGAAGGCGCTTCACAGCTTCCGCAGCTTTCCCACCCCACCTGCTCAGTGCAATCCCGACACACCCCGACGGCTCTGCCAGACCCTAGCGGCACCCACCACTCTCCCCCCGTGCCCAGTTCATCAGCAAACCACCGGCGTCCTCCCAAGCACATCCAGAACCTGACCTTTCCGCCACAGCTGCCTCCCTGCAGCCAGGCCTCCTCACTGCTGGCAAGGTTCCCGCCCCCGCCACCAAGTAGGCCCTGCCTCCGTGCTCACTCCCGGCTGCTCTCACAGCAACACAGGGGCATTTGCAAAACTCAAGCCAGACTGCGTTGCTCCTCCGCTCAAATCTGCTAgtggcttcctctctcctccagaGGAAAACCCATCTTGCCCAGgcaacttctctgacctcacccCTTCCACTTCCGGCCTCACTCTCTGCACTCCTGTCACAGGGGCCTCCTGTGACTACAGCCACTCCGAGTACCGGTCCCCCCGGGCTCAGCCCTGCTGTGCCAGGATAGAGGCCTTCCCCAACCTTCCCACCTGCAAGCAGGGCCCCGGCCCCACGGCAAACCCCTCCTCAGCTTCTCACGACCTGATGTGGCACTGAACTCCCCCACATTTACTGTTCATCTCCCCAGGAAAACGTAAGCTCCGGGAGGGTGTGGGCTTGCTTCACTTTCTGAACCCCAGCTCCTAGAATGCACCTCACGCAACGGGCACTCACAAAACACTTAACGGCTAGTACAACACAGAGAGAGACgagtaagtttttgtttaaagtgATTCTTCTTAACTTTAAGAAAGGGAgagtcccggggcgcctgggtggctcagtcggttaagcgtccgacttcacttcaggtcacgatctcgcggtccgtgagttcaagccccgcgtcgggctctgggctgatggctcagagcctggagcctgtttccgattctgtgtctccctctctctctgcccctcccccgttcatgctctgtctctctctgtctcaaaaataaataaaacgttaaaaaaaaaaaatttcaaaaaagaaagggagagtccCAAGAGGTGAAGTATGCTTCAGAAAGAACCTGGAATGAGCCAAGTGTCAGCGTTAATCCCAAGCCACCAACCAGTTCCCGTGAGCCAGGTCCTGGTACAGAACATCATGAGGTGACCGCATCTTTTCTTAGAAGCAGCACCAATGAAAATCAGGGCTTCCGTTCATAGAAGGAAAAGTACCACTAAGGACGTTCTGAACACCCAAGACAAAAACTAGACTCCTCTGTAACCGTTTCGATCAAGAGCGAATCCTGCACCTCCTGGCCTGTGTCGTATACGTGGAACCCTCCTGTCAGTGGTTCCCAAATGCCGCTTTGCAAACCAGTTCCGTCAGTCACCTGGGGTCCCCGTCAAACATGCTGTACCTTCTGGTCCTGACACCCCACGAAGCACACCCTCCAGGCAGCAGCTGAGCGGTCTGTAAATGGCTCACCAGGTAACTGGCGACCGGGCGTGGCCATCACTGCCGTAAGGGGTGGACACAAGGCTCATACAACCTGCACCCCCTCCTCTCACGTGCACACACGTCATCTCCACCTGCGAACTCAGCACCGCCAAGGCTTGGGAGCTATGCCCAAGCACCCCGGCGTCTGTTACCGATTCTTAGGGCACGCTGGGGTAGGGGCCGAGCGTCACCCACGCTGCTGGTGCCCAGGATAACGCAGTCCCTCCTGGATTGGACCCTGCTCTGTGCTAACTTTATGTCCTGAGCCCTGCTGCTGGTCTCCCAGACTCCAAACGGTACCCGCCCCAACATACAGTCCTCGTCCATCTCTTGCCGGCTTCCAGTGACTTCCAGAAACACACCCCCCTTCCAATCGTCCGGGCCCTTGGGGCCTTGTGTGTTCTGCCTCCACCGCCGCTGCACTTCCTCCAGGTTTAGCTGCTCCCCAGTGGACTGATGGCGGATCCCAGCCCATCTCTGGGCCCTAGGGACGAGCTTACTTTGTGTGTCACGTCTCTGTGTGACTCACAGCTCCGTGTGCAGGAGTCTGACTCCACTTCCTCACAGCCCTTTagaggctctctctttctccacggCTTTGATACATTTCACTGCCATGCCTACACCGGCGGCACAGAAATTCCACACCATCCATACCCCTCGCTCCAGCACGCGAAGATGAAACACGATTCGGGGACTTTCGTTCCGAAGCAACAGCAGCGTGGGTCTCGGGGAATTTATGATCCTATTAAAAAGACAGAACCTGCCCCCGCAAACGCCCTTAAAGAAAAGCTCTGCTTTGTGGCGGTCTACAACGGCGATGCCAGAAGGGGCTCACGTGCAGGACACGCCCGGGCGCCGCCCGGACACCTACCCGTGCTCAGCAAGTGCTCCAGGGCGTCCGCGTACTGCAGGAGGCGGCTGGCGTACAGCCAGGACTGCAGGCGGTAGCTGTTGCCGTCGTTACTTCTCGGGTCCTCGTAAAACTTCTCCACGCTGCAGCTGCCGCTAAGCTCCACGTCCAGGGGCCTCCCGTCTCCCGTCGCGCCGTCCGCGTAGTGGATCCCGGCTTCGGGGAAGTGCTTCAAGCCTGAGAAGAAAAAATGTGATGTGAACGCCTCCCCCGCCATCGGCGGGCAGCAGGGACTCACAGAAAGAAAGCCCCATCTGAATACAGGGTGGAGGCCGGTGGCACAGGACCCGGGGCAAGTTACCCTCACGTCTGCGTCCACACAGGACACTAAAGACGACGTGCCCAGAGCACTCGTGGAAGACAAGCATGTCAGCGAAAGGGCCGGCCTACGGTGTGTCCCTGGTACCCTCGCGGGAGTTCCTCCCGAAAAGGAGAGCGGCCCACGACCGCGGGGAGCCCCCAACGCGCGACTGGGCACCAGCCCGTCAGCCACCACGGGGAGTACGACGGCATCTTCACCGGGAGTCAGGAGATGTGGTTCGGGTCCCGGCTCCGCACTCACCAGCTGCGCGACAGCAGCCCCCTCCGGAGCTCACCCGTCTGCAAGCGACAGCAGTGATCAGGGCCCCACCCCGGAGGACCGTCACAGAGCTCGGGTGAGACCGCTCACGTGAACGTGCTCCGCTGACATTATCAAGAAAAAGTTCCAACGCAAACTGACAGCCAGTACggattttaaaatctttccaaatccgaaagattaaaaatagattttagtgtattttaaaaatataaaatacctacCTCGGGCCCAATTCCACCCAGTCTATATGAAAGGAAAATCAAACTCAAACAAGCAACGATGCACCTGAGAGAAAGGACCTCCACGTGACGTACATCCGTACCTAGTTTCTCTGCTATTTGTTTTGCAAGCTCGCCTTTTCCAGAACATATATTGCCGTCTACAGTTATCACTTTGCTGTATTCTGTGAATTTTTTGGTTGTTCTTTCGCCGAGTATGTATGCCAAAGGGCCATACTGTAGCCTGCACTGGGCGCCTGTATGAATTCCTTCCTGGAAAACACAACAGCATGACGTGAGCATTCCACTTCCCACAGGCACCAGCAGCTATTAGGTAAAAATGCCAAGAAGACCTCTGGTGATAAAAATACCAACAtctatccgactttggctcaggtcatgacctcacagttcctgagttcaagccccatgttgggctctgtgctgacagctcagagcctggagcctgcttcggattctgtgtctccctctctcccaaaaacaaacaaacgttaaaaaacaaaacaaaacaaaacaaaaacaacccaacatctaggggcacctgggtggctcagtaagttaagtatccagctcttggtttcgactcaggtcatgatctcatggtctgtgggatgGAACTGTTTTAAaactctgcacggacagtgcagagcctgcttgggattctctctctctcccttagctctctgcccctccccccgctcatgcacgctctctcaaaataaataaacttgaaaaaaagccAACATCTACATTTTTATTACCTAGTTATTTAATTACCggtctccctgccccaccccccagcataAGTTCGTAAGTACAGTGGGATTGttggttttgttcactgttaaatcctcagggcctggaacagtgcctgaaaCAGAATATGCTTACCATGTTCAATAtaagttggatggatggatggatggatggatggaaggaaggaaggaaggaaggcagggaggaggaggcgaAGGGAAGACAGGAGTAAGGGAACAGAGCATTTTTCTAGTCCAGATTCCTGTCCTAAGCTCTGGACCTGGTTACCTGCCTTTAAACAGCTCCATCCAGAAGTCCTGAAGGTATCTGACAACTAACAGGCGTAAAACTGAAATTTAACATCCATACCCTAACCCCCGAATCTGCTTTCCTTCCCAAGTTCCCTATCCGCTATCCACCCAGCAAAACCAAGCAAACACAGGATCACCTCGGatatcctcctcctccttccaacCCTACAGGCACTCACAAAATCCTATTGAACTTAACTCTTAAACCTCTCAGGAGTGAACTgtcctgcccctgtccccactgCACTGACTGTGCAGACATCTTCACATCTCTCATCTACGGAGCAACGTCTCACCTCCTGTCTCCAACATACCCGTTCTCTGCTCAAAAGCCACACGATCTACTCTCCACAGCACACAACACATGCTCACAGAAAGTAACACAATCAAAAGGCAAGCAACTAAAAAAATCCTTAGTGTATATAAAAGTTGTATAGATCAATAAGGAATACTGACAGAATAAGGAAGAATAGGAACTCACAGCttattttcaaagtattaaaaagagCCAAAAACTGTACGAAAAAATGTTCATTCACTtagttattcattcaacaagtatttactagGAGCCCACACGATGCAGTGTGCTTTTTCTAGACAACTGGGGATGTGGATATGAGCAAAAGGGTTCCACAGGacaacaaaacagagaagaagttacagctgacccttgaacagtaCAGGAGTTTGTGGTGCCGACACCCccccccatgcagttgaaaatccacgtaCAACTTCTGACTCCCTAAAAACTTgactattaatagcctactgttgactagaagccttaccgGTAACACAAAAAGTTGATGAACACACACTTTGTACATGTATCATACACCGTATTCTTAAATTAAGCAAGCTAGAAATTaccaagaaaatcataaggaaaagaaactaCATTCACAACActgtacttataaaaaaaaaaaaaatcgcaaaTAAGCAGACCCACGCAGTTCAGACCTGTGTTGTTCAGGACTCAACTGTCAACAGCATATGAAGTGCTGTGGAGGGCAGCATGGCACATGGGCCGGGCTGTGTGTTACAACAGGTGGCTACGGAGCCTCTGAAGAAAGAgtaacatttgagcaaagactggAAGGTGCTGAGGGAACTGGCCAAGTGGACATGTGGAAGAGGGtctttcaggcagaggaaactgTTCGCACAAATGTCCGGAGGCCAGCGCGCTGCAAAGTCAGCAGGGCCAGGCTCACCTATGCCAAGTGGACCAGGCAAAAGCAGAGGAGATGATAAGGAGATGTTGATCATATTGATCCTTGAACCCTAGACATCAAtcaccccctcctccaggctACGTATGGGCCATGCGCAAACTGTTTCCATTTGCGTCCACAACTTGAACATAGCACCGATGTGGCACAAAGCAGGTGCACGGTAATGTCTGGTCAAGCAATCAGCCATTTCCCGACTTCAAAATCTTCAGGAAGTGCTTTTTTATAGAGTTACAGTAGTACTCTCTACAATTTCCCATCCTCAGTCCCGTTTACTGCTCTCTAGAATCATATGGAATAACTGACCTTTCATGACACATTTCCCATTCCTTTGCGTATTCAAGTAACAAGGTGTGTACCCTTCTCATCTAACTCATTTTTCCCCCCCTTACTGAAGTTCATCTATATCCGCTGTAGAAAGTACCAGGAAGTGAACGGttatggggagggggggagcaatCTGTCTAGTGCACGTACTGCAGCAAAATAGCAAAATATCACCTCCTTTATTCTGGGTCCCTCACTTCCACTATCACAATTCCCAGGACAccagatattaaaaagataaccACTTTTCTTTGGCGGTCTGAGATATCGCCTAAAAACACGTATATGACTTTGATAAGACAGTTGCACTGTTCTAAAATCCTCTCACCAAAATCTTTAGGAAGGAGGTCAAGCAAGTCCCTTTACGATTTGACACCAATGTAGTTCCAGCCCTTAGCAAGCAAAGACGCTACTCTGCGACCACAGTTGCAAAAGAAAGTTCCCTAAGGTTGCCGGCCTCAGTTCTTTTGCATCCTTGGTTCTCTCTGCGTCAACGTCATCCCACTGTTCTCAGCCATAGGAAGTCCTAATCCCTTCAGATCTAACCGAACGCCTTCTCTTCGCTTGCTGCTCCACAGTCACATCCCCGCGGCGCCCAGCAAGGGCTGGGCCCCAACTGGGCTTCACCGAGCAGCGGTGGATGCCGCTTACTTAGTGGATGAGGAGCGCGGGCCCCGGGCTCTCCTAGGCTCGGCCGCACCTGCTCGTGCGCCCGtcgtcctgcccccccccccccaccgggcaCCTGCAGGCTGGCCTCCCACGCCACGGCGGCCCGGCGCCGAGTCACTCGCTCCCCTCCAAGCCTTGTGCTTGGAGCTCAGGTGACACGGCCTGGAGAAGCTCCCGGCCCCCAGCAAACCTGCCCGCGACTCAGGACCGAATACTCCGGGGGCCGCGGGTGTCCCCCCGCGAGTGACCCCGGCAGCCGCGGCCCCGAGGCGCGGGGAGGTGAGGGAGTCGGCGCCGGAGGACAGGCCGGCACCTCCCCCCGCCCGCCGCTTGCCGCTCACCACGCGCTGGACGACCGCCGCCaggccccgcgccgccgccgaCGCGGGGAGCCCTCTCAGCAGCCTCAAGGCCATGGCTCCGCGGTCCGCACCGGCTCAAGGACCCGAGGGGACGCGGTCGCGGCGGGGTCCTCTTCCGCGGCCGGCGCGCCGCCGTGACGTCACGGCCGGGGTGCCCGCGCGACGCCTGTCAGGAGCGTCCGGGCGCGAGGCGCAGGCGCAGGCGCAGGGCGACGGGGTGTGGGCTCCCGTTGGACGGCCGCCCCGGCTGGGCTCCCCCGGCGCCTGCGCCTCGCTCGGCCTTCGCAGGGTCCGGCCCCCCGACCTGGGCCTGCGGCTGCGACAGAGACGCTGGAGAGCGTCGGCGGGACTCCGCCGGGGTCCCGAGGCCGCCCCGGCGCTGGCAGATGCTGCGCCCGGGACACCCCCCTCCCGCCCGCAGCCCCGAGGCCGACCCGGGCGGACCTGCAAATCACCTgggtctccccgccccccccccaccccccggagcCGGAAGCCCGTCCGAGGCCGGGAAGGTGGCCCGGGActggggcggggaagggagaggggctgcgGGCGGACCTGGCCGCCCCAGGGCCCTTTCCGGCGTCCTCGTCCTCCAGGCTGGGCCCCGAGGGACCCCGGGTCTGGCAGGGCGTGCGGCACCTCGGACGACACTGGAACACGCGCGCGCTGTGGGTGCTCCATCACCGCAGTCCTTTCGAGGGTCCGGGTGCTCGCCTCCCCGGTTAGCACGAGTTGACTTCCACGTGAAATACCTTTCCCGCCTGCCGTTCGGAAAGGTGTCCGAATCTCCCATCTCTCGGGCTTGTTCTCAACACCCGGACGTTTCTATCGTTTAACCTCCTCTCGGCTTCGGCTTTTCGGAACGATCGTGGAATTGCATGCCCCAGTGGGAATGCCGTTGTGAACACGAAGGTCGGCCAATGGATGCTCCTCCGATGCGAGAATCCTGCTTATCCACAGTGCAGAGTCCTACTCCGCAAAGCCAGAGCGTCTGCCTTAGGAGATCGGGGACAGGCCCTGAAACCTGTTTCACAAACGGACTCACCTGCGGTATTGGAGGGACTGTCCGACAACGCAGAGGAAGAATGAGCCCCTGGGCCGGGACTCCTGCACCCAGCAAGGCTGTCCTTCAGATGTAAAAGGGGAAACAGACACTCTGGGGTGAAGGAAAACGGAGAGACTCTTTCCAGCAGGCCCCCACCCCTAAAGTCTGGCTAAAGGAGCCCTCCAAACAGACAACGGTAACAAGAGGAGGCTGGGGGCTTCGGAAAGAAGGGATGACCATGGCATGGGTGAGATGGGGGTAAATGTAATAGACCATCCTTCACCTTGGGAGTTTCTCAGATCACATTGGATGGTTGAAGCAAAAATTGTAACATCATTTGGTACAGTGTTTAATGTATGTGGAGGAAACACTCAAACAAGCACATTTAGAAattggggggtggtgggggtgcaAGGACTTCAGTGAAAGTAGCATTTCGCTCTCCCACCAGAAACGGTAAAGCAGAGATGTGACAGGTTAAGTCACCAGCACTCGCTGTGATATCTAGAGCAAGCGCTAAGGAAACCACACGATACAGAACCGTACTGCCCAAAACATCACCTCAGAAGTAAGCTGAATTGTTATTATTAGATTACATCTAAATCAAGATGGCTCTCTAAAGAATGTAAAACTTTCCAACCAGAAGGTaagaaaaaaggagcaaaggaaagaaagaaaaaaaaaaaaaccagacatcaGCCCTAATAATGATTTGCTAACCTAAATTATccaaattgaatttgtaatttagggggcgcctgggtggcccaggaggttgagtgtctgactttggctcacgtcgtgatctcacggtccatgagttcaagccccgtgttgggctctgtgccgacagctcagggcctggagcctgcttcggattctgtgtctccctctctctctgcctctctcctgctcatgctctgtctctctctgtcaaaaataaataaacattaaaaaaaattaaaaatttcccccacctcccaaaaaaGGGAAATTGCCAGGCCCTCTCGTTCACTGGAGAATTcagccaaacatttaaagatttaacTGTATATAGTCTCCTCCggaaaatagaagagggaacaCCCCCGAGCCCAGTCTGTGCTACCCAGACAaagcacatacacaaaaaaatgggggaaaaaaaaccagttagaccaatatctcttatgatCTTAGACACAAACATCCTCATCAAAATGTTAGCATATTGAATACTGTACAGCAATATGTATAGTGAAGACACCACCACCATGGGATCTGTTTAAAGGCTGGAAGGCTGATCTGATATTCAAAAATCGATCACTGCGATTCCCCTTAACAGATAAGGAAAACCAGTGATCAAAACATCTGCGgtagaagaagcatttgacaaaatatgacactgatagatgtttttaaaattttttttttactgtttatttatttttgagacagagagagacacagcgtgagcaggggaggggcagagagtgaggagacacagaatcggaagcaggctccaggctccgagctgtcggcacagagcccgacgcggggctcgaacccacgaaccgtgagatcatgacccgagctgaagtcggacgctcaaccgactgagccccccaggcgcccccagaacatCTATGTACAAACCATACAGCTGACATCACACTTCCTGGGAAGATACCTGCTCTCCCCATTCGTTCAGCAGAGCCTTGGAAGTCCTAAACAATACAGCAAGGTAGGAATAAAGAGGATATGAAAGGCATACGATTGGAAAGGAAGACACCAGACTGCCTTTATTCATAGATCGCACGACTGGCTATGTAGAAGATCCAGAGCCAGACACCAAAACATGTCCCTAGAAGTAACAAATGAGGTCTGCAAGGTTGCAGTTTACAAGGTCAACACAAAATCTGCATATTCCAATATACTAACAACAAGTGGAAGCTGAAACCTAAAAATGCAATAGCGTTAATAATTTCTCCAGGATAAAAGTGTAATACTTAGGGATACTCTAGCAAAGCACGTCCAGGATCTGTACGCTGGGAACAGACCAccagagaaagaagtcagagaaaacatcaaTTGTCAGAGAGATTTGCTGCGGTTTCCAGACTTTAAGACTCAGCAAAGCGATAATGTCGGTTCTCCTCTAAATGATCTGTAAGTTTAATGCACTTCCCAACAAAATCCCATCAAGATTTTTTTGTGCACATGAAGAagcttattataaaatttataaggaaACATACAGGCCCTTCAATCATTtcgaaaaagaagaagaaagtgggaGGAGCCAATCATCCCTGCAATGTTAGGGATTTACCAATTAGCTACGTTTCTCAAGACCCTGTGGTCTCGGtggagggacagacacacagatcaacgaaacaaaacagaggaTCATAAATAAACCAACACAAATATTCTCAACCCATACTTGACACGGGTACAAATGCAATTCAGCGAAGGAAGGGGGGCTTCTTACACAACGGTGTTGCAGAAGTCGGACATCCATGGGCCCAAAAAACAACGTGGATGTGCCCCTCACCCCACACgggaaaattaactcaaaatgatcaCGGAGGTAAATGTACACCTACAAAGTCATAGACACTAGTGATAGAATTACCTTCAGGACCGAGGACCAGGGAAGGACTTCTTGGACTTGACCTCAAGAGCGTGATGCACGGAAGGGAAAGGTGGTTCATGGAACCCCGCAAAATCAAAAAGGTTTGTTCCGTCGGGGACCCTACGCGGACGGAAGGGCAGCGGCAGAGGGGGAGAAGAGGCGCGCAGCCTGACAAAGGCCTTGCGTTCGGGACCCGTAAGGAACTCTCAAAGCTGAACATTCAGAAACAGCCCAGCTAGAAAACGGCTTAAAGATGTGAACAGACACTGCCCGGAAGAGGACACACGATGGCCACCAAGCACGCGAGAAGACGTTCCGCATCGCTAGCCGTCGGAAAAAGGTAAATTAAAGCCCGAGGAGGCGCCGCCGCGCACTTGCCGGAGGGGCGGAGTGAGACACGGCCGTGACCCCCGCGCTGGAGAAGACGCAGAACCTGGTCACGCGGTTGCCGCCGGCGGGACGGGAAGCGCGCGGCCGCTCTGCTGGAGAGTCGGCAGGTGCCTTTGGCGCTAAAAACGGGCTGAGATCCAGCCCGGCCCTTGGTCTGCGGAGAAGTGAAAACAGGTTCACAGAGAGACTTGTGCTTGTGCTTGACTGTTTACCGCACCCTCGTGCCTCGCACGCAACCAgccgctgccccccccccgcttgtCCTTCCGCGCTGGGGCACCCCTGCTACAGAGCACTGGTCGGCAATAAAAACAGACTGTGGGTGGACCGCAGGGGAATCAGGCTGAACGGGAAAAGCCGATCTCAAAAGATCACGCACGGTGTGATTCCGTTTGTATAACATCCTTGGAGGCACAGTTACAGAGATGGAACAGATCAGCGCTT
The window above is part of the Prionailurus bengalensis isolate Pbe53 chromosome C1, Fcat_Pben_1.1_paternal_pri, whole genome shotgun sequence genome. Proteins encoded here:
- the NDUFA10 gene encoding NADH dehydrogenase [ubiquinone] 1 alpha subcomplex subunit 10, mitochondrial — protein: MALRLLRGLPASAAARGLAAVVQRVEGIHTGAQCRLQYGPLAYILGERTTKKFTEYSKVITVDGNICSGKGELAKQIAEKLGLKHFPEAGIHYADGATGDGRPLDVELSGSCSVEKFYEDPRSNDGNSYRLQSWLYASRLLQYADALEHLLSTGQGVILERSIFSDFVFLDAMYNQGFIRKQCVEHYNEVKKVTASEYLPPHVVIYIDVPVPEIQSRIQKKGNPHEMKVTSAYLQDIENAYKKTFLPEMSEKCEVLQYSAREAQDAEKVVEDIEYLKYDKGPWLEQDDRTLHHLRMLVQNKLEVLNYTTIPIYLPEITIGAHQSDRIFQKFTELPGRKYCPGYNADVGDKWIWLK